Proteins from a genomic interval of Zingiber officinale cultivar Zhangliang chromosome 2A, Zo_v1.1, whole genome shotgun sequence:
- the LOC122043887 gene encoding NAD(P)H-quinone oxidoreductase subunit 5, chloroplastic-like, whose protein sequence is MYDPNALKLGGKVYDLNALELGDIVYDPNTLEIGDIVYDMNTWELEGMVYNLNALEMSGTVYDMNALEMGGMVYDSNALEMGGTVYNTNALEMGGILYDPNALEMGGTVTSLNRVDVDGVLMARHHLAVYLRPSLIKLQDHHIHLTQYRQDHHIPLLQYRTLICKFLVARLLPLFISIPYIMNIISLIGVITVLLGATLALAQTDIKRSLAYSTMSQLGYIMLALGLGSYRAALFHLLTHAYSKALLFLGSGAIIHSMEPVVGYSPDKSQNMILMGGLKRYVPITRTTFLLGTLSICGIPPLACFWSKDEILNESWLYSPIFAIIACFTAGLTAFYMFRVYLLTFDGHLRINCKNYSSTNNSSFHSISLWGKEVPKKVDRNFLLSKIENMVFFFSKDRYKISSNLKKRRSYTFEKKYTYTSMYPHESDNTMLFPLFVLVLFNLFVGTIGIHFDYGIIYFDILSKWLTPSTNLLHPNVSYSVDWYEFFTNAIFSVSIAIFGLLIAYVLYGSIYSLFQNLEFINSFIKGGPKRTFLDKIKNRTYNWSYNCGYIDIFYTRVFTLGIRELTKLTQFFDRNIIDGIINGVVVASLFIGEGVKSTGGGRISSYLFLYLFYASIFLFIFNSFIIYF, encoded by the exons atgtatgacccgaatgccttaAAGTTGGGTGGCAAGGTGTATGACTTGAATGCCTTGGAGCTAGGAGATATAGTGTATGACCCAAATACCTTGGAGATAGGTgacatagtgtatgatatgaatACCTGGGAGCTGGAAGGCATGGTGTATAACCTAAATGCCTTAGAGATGAGTGGCACAGTGTATGACATGAATGCCTTGGAGATGGGTGGCATGGTGTATGACTCGAATGCCTTGGAAATGGGTGGCACGGTGTATAACACGAATGCCTTAGAGATGGGTGGCATATTatatgacccgaatgccttggagATGGGTGGCACAGT aacaTCCCTAAACAGGGTGGACGTTGACGGAGTTCTCATGGCCAGACATCACCTAGCAGTGTACCTACGTCCGTCGTTGATAAAGCTGCAGGACCATCATATTCACCTTACCCAGTACAGGCAGGACCATCACATTCCCCTACTCCAGTACAG GACTCTGATTTGTAAATTTCTTGTAGCTCGACTTCTTCCTCTTTTCATATCCATACCTTACATAATGAATATTATTTCTTTAATAGGTGTAATAACAGTACTATTAGGAGCTACCTTGGCTCTTGCTCAAACAGATATAAAAAGAAGTTTAGCTTATTCTACAATGTCTCAATTGGGTTATATTATGTTAGCTCTAGGTCTAGGTTCTTATCGAGCTGCTTTATTCCATTTGCTTACTCACGCATATTCTAAAGCTTTATTATTTTTGGGATCTGGAGCCATTATCCATTCAATGGAACCTGTTGTTGGATATTCACCAGATAAAAGTCAGAATATGATTCTGATGGGCGGTTTAAAAAGATATGTTCCAATTACAAGAACTACTTTTTTATTAGGTACACTTTCTATTTGTGGTATTCCACCTCTTGCTTGTTTTTGGTCCAAAGATGAAATTCTTAATGAGAGTTGGTTGTATTCACCAATTTTTGCAATAATAGCTTGTTTCACAGCAGGATTAACTGCATTTTATATGTTTCGCGTGTATTTACTTACTTTTGATGGGCATTTGCgtataaattgtaaaaattacaGTAGTACCAATAATAGCTCGTTCCATTCAATATCTTTATGGGGAAAAGAAGTTCCAAAAAAAGttgatagaaattttcttttatcaaaaatagaaaatatggTCTTCTTTTTTTCAAAGGATAGATATAAAATATCTAGTAATCTAAAAAAAAGAAGATCATATACTTTCGAAAAAAAGTACACTTATACTTCTATGTATCCTCACGAATCGGACAATACTATGCTATTCCCTCTGTTTGTTTTGGTACTATTTAATTTGTTTGTTGGAACAATAGGAATTCATTTTGATTATGgaataatatattttgatatattatcAAAATGGTTAACTCCATCGACAAATCTTTTACATCCCAATGTGAGTTATTCAGTGGATTGGTATGAATTTTTTACAAATGCAATTTTTTCGGTAAGTATAGCTATTTTTGGATTATTAATAGCATATGTTTTATATGGGTCTATTTATTCATTGTTCCAGAATTTGGAATTCATTAATTCATTTATAAAAGGAGGTCCTAAAAGAACTTTCttggacaaaataaaaaatagaacatACAATTGGTCCTACAATTGTGGTTATATAGATATTTTTTATACTAGAGTTTTTACCTTGGGTATAAGGGAATTAACCAAACTAACTCAGTTTTTTGATAGAAATATAATTGATGGAATTATCAATGGGGTTGTTGTTGCAAGTTTATTTATAGGGGAAGGAGTTAAATCTACGGGAGGTGGACGAATTTCTTCTtatctatttttatatttattttatgcatcaatatttttatttatttttaattcttttataatttatttt